A genome region from Erigeron canadensis isolate Cc75 chromosome 3, C_canadensis_v1, whole genome shotgun sequence includes the following:
- the LOC122590590 gene encoding photosystem I chlorophyll a/b-binding protein 3-1, chloroplastic-like produces the protein MATQALASSSSLTSSVESARQILGARPLVTPSRKLSFVVKAASTPPVKQGDRQLWFASKQSLSYLDGSLPGDFGFDPLGLSDPEGTGGFIEPKWLAYGEVINGRFAMLGAAGAIAPEIFGKLGLIPAETALPWFKTGVIPPAGTYTYWADPFTLFVFEMALMGFAEHRRLQDWYNPGSMGKQYFLGLEKGFAGSGEPAYPGGPFFNPLGFGKDEKSMKELKLKEIKNGRLAMLAILGYFIQGLVTGVGPFQNLLDHLADPVNNNVLTSLKFH, from the exons atggcAACACAAGCATTGgcctcatcatcatcactcacCTCCTCGGTGGAGTCTGCTAGGCAAATCCTTGGTGCAAGGCCCCTTGTTACACCTTCAAGAAAGTTATCTTTTGTTGTCAAAGCTGCTTCCACCCCTCCTGTTAAG CAAGGAGACAGACAGCTTTGGTTTGCATCCAAGCAATCTCTTTCTTACCTGGATGGAAG TCTTCCAGGTGACTTTGGATTTGACCCACTTGGGCTTTCGGACCCAGAAGGGACTGGAGGATTCATTGAGCCCAAATGGCTAGCTTATGGAGAAGTTATCAATGGACGGTTCGCCATGTTGGGTGCAGCTGGAGCTATTGCACCAGAGATTTTTGGCAAGCTTGGGCTCATCCCTGCTGAAACCGCCCTCCCATGGTTCAAGACCGGTGTCATCCCCCCAGCGGGAACATACACCTATTGGGCTGACCCTTTCACCCTATTTGTGTTTGAAATGGCGTTAATGGGCTTTGCAGAACACAGAAGACTCCAAGATTGGTATAACCCAGGGTCAATGGGAAAACAATACTTTTTGGGCTTAGAGAAAGGTTTTGCCGGGTCAGGTGAACCAGCTTACCCAGGCGGTCCATTTTTCAACCCATTAGGATTTGGTAAAGATGAAAAGTCAATGAAAGAATTGAAGCTAAAAGAGATCAAGAATGGAAGATTGGCTATGTTGGCCATCTTGGGTTACTTCATTCAGGGTTTGGTGACCGGCGTTGGCCCTTTCCAGAACCTTTTGGACCATTTGGCTGATCCCGTCAACAACAATGTCTTGACCAGCCTTAAGTTTCACTAG
- the LOC122594369 gene encoding transmembrane 9 superfamily member 12-like yields MAMSLISRGTHWLLLTCVILVSHICDGFYLPGSYMHTYSTRDEIYAKVNSLTSIETELPFSYYSLPYCTPKGGIKKSAENIGELLMGDQIDNSPYRFRMNVNESVFLCTTRPLSEHEVKLLKQRTHDLYQVNMILDNLPVMRFANQNGLKVQWTGFPVGYAPPNSDDVYIINHLKFRVFIHEYEGTGVQIFGTGEEGMGVISTPDDEKKASGYEIVGFEVFPCSVKYDPEKMAKLHQYDEVPSVNCPLDLEKSQVIREQERVSFTYEVEFVKSDIKWPSRWDAYLKMDGSRVHWFSILNSLMVIFFLAGIVFVIFLRTVRRDLTRYEELDKESQAQMNEELSGWKLVVGDVFREPNHSKLLCVMIGDGVQITGMAVVTIVFAALGFMSPASRGMLLTGMIILYLFLGTGAGYAGVYLWRVIKGTSEGWRSVSWSIACFFPGIVFVILTALNFLLWGNKSSGAIPISLYFILLSLWFCISVPLTLLGGYLGTRAETVQYPVRTNQIAREIPARKYPSWLLVLGAGTLPFGTLFIELFFILSSIWLGRFYYVFGFLLVVLLLLVIVCAEVSVVLTYMHLCVEDWQWWWKAFYASGSVSLYVFLYSINYLVFELQSLSGPVSATLYLGYSLIIAVAIMLATGTIGFITSFFFVHYLFSSVKID; encoded by the coding sequence ATGGCTATGTCATTGATCTCAAGAGGGACTCACTGGCTTCTTCTTACTTGTGTGATTCTTGTCTCGCATATATGCGATGGGTTTTATTTGCCTGGAAGCTACATGCATACGTATTCAACACGTGATGAAATATATGCCAAAGTTAATTCTCTGACATCTATCGAGACAGAGCTTCCGTTTAGCTATTACAGTCTACCATACTGCACGCCTAAAGGAGGGATAAAGAAAAGTGCAGAAAATATAGGAGAACTACTTATGGGTGACCAAATTGATAACTCTCCTTATCGTTTCCGTATGAATGTCAATGAGTCTGTTTTTCTCTGCACAACACGCCCGTTAAGTGAGCATGAGGTTAAGCTTTTGAAACAGAGAACTCATGACTTGTATCAAGTTAATATGATTTTGGATAACTTGCCTGTTATGAGGTTTGCTAATCAGAATGGACTTAAAGTTCAGTGGACTGGTTTCCCTGTTGGATATGCTCCTCCCAACAGTGATGATGTTTACATTATCAATCATCTGAAATTCAGGGTATTCATACATGAGTATGAAGGCACGGGTGTGCAGATATTTGGCACAGGGGAGGAAGGTATGGGTGTAATTTCGACACCTGATGATGAGAAAAAGGCTTCTGGATACGAAATTGTTGGTTTTGAGGTTTTCCCATGTAGCGTTAAATATGACCCTGAAAAGATGGCAAAACTCCATCAATATGATGAAGTGCCATCTGTGAACTGCCCGCTGGACCTTGAAAAATCTCAAGTTATAAGGGAACAAGAGAGGGTATCATTTACCTACGAGGTTGAATTTGTGAAAAGTGATATCAAATGGCCATCTCGTTGGGATGCTTATCTCAAAATGGATGGTTCACGTGTTCACTGGTTCTCTATTCTTAACTCGCTAATGGTGATCTTCTTTCTAGCTGGTATCGTTTTTGTCATCTTTTTAAGAACAGTGAGAAGGGATCTTACGCGATATGAAGAACTTGACAAAGAGTCTCAAGCACAAATGAATGAGGAACTGTCAGGATGGAAACTTGTTGTGGGCGATGTGTTTCGTGAACCAAATCACTCGAAGCTTCTATGTGTGATGATAGGAGATGGGGTCCAGATCACCGGCATGGCAGTTGTCACCATTGTTTTTGCTGCTTTAGGGTTTATGTCGCCAGCTTCACGGGGTATGCTTTTAACAGGAATGATAATCCTTTATCTCTTTTTAGGAACTGGTGCAGGGTATGCTGGTGTATATCTATGGCGAGTCATTAAAGGAACATCAGAGGGATGGAGGTCCGTTTCTTGGTCAATTGCATGTTTCTTCCCAGGAATCGTTTTTGTTATCCTTACTGCTTTAAATTTCCTTCTTTGGGGAAATAAAAGCTCTGGTGCAATTCCCATCTCTTTATACTTCATCCTTCTATCACTCTGGTTTTGCATCTCGGTCCCACTCACCCTCTTAGGAGGATACTTGGGAACTCGAGCTGAAACCGTACAATACCCTGTCCGAACCAACCAGATTGCTAGGGAGATCCCGGCAAGAAAATACCCTTCATGGCTATTGGTTCTTGGTGCTGGAACCCTTCCATTTGGAACCCTTTTTATTGAACTCTTTTTCATCCTTTCAAGCATCTGGCTCGGAAGATTCTATTATGTATTCGGGTTTTTGCTTGTTGTCCTTCTGTTGTTGGTCATTGTATGTGCTGAAGTTTCTGTAGTTCTCACCTACATGCATTTGTGCGTCGAGGATTGGCAGTGGTGGTGGAAAGCATTTTATGCTTCTGGCTCAGTTTCCCTTTATGTGTTCTTGTATTCCATAAACTACTTAGTTTTTGAACTGCAGAGTTTGAGTGGTCCCGTATCCGCCACACTATATCTTGGTTACTCGCTGATCATTGCAGTTGCTATCATGTTGGCTACTGGAACCATCGGCTTCATCACATCTTTCTTCTTTGTTCACTATCTTTTTTCATCAGTAAAGATTGATTAG